From a single Pyxicephalus adspersus chromosome 11, UCB_Pads_2.0, whole genome shotgun sequence genomic region:
- the NHERF4 gene encoding LOW QUALITY PROTEIN: Na(+)/H(+) exchange regulatory cofactor NHE-RF4 (The sequence of the model RefSeq protein was modified relative to this genomic sequence to represent the inferred CDS: inserted 1 base in 1 codon), with protein sequence MYFAPSKGTSQIFKEXMKKRSEGNDDLTLTMKFPFNPKLGIDNPALCLGEDPGSDPEPVARFCVLRKDANGNFGFTLRLELEREGHVIREVIPGGPAYLVGLKDGDQLLQINGEYVHKQKHLKVVQKVKASGSRVSLVVLDESSYRRLCANNISPLSILSNVLPESCPKPRLCLVRDEGRGFGFTTSATGGVRGTFLLNVEDGGAAQKAGVPSGARLLEVNGESVTSFTLSQLTKKLQNSSSRVILLVLESSAWGIYEAQGITPTIALADISYIPYRTKILHLVRSTEGYGFLLRQEKCPSGQGQFLRELDPGLPAEVAGMREGDRLLGVNKQSVENLEHEDIVSLIQQSGNQVSLIVISNEGDRFYREIGVSPLLFYDDQTPDHAVKESSGQILQESKTQAETLSQSESHSDNAVAQNSEE encoded by the exons ATGTACTTTGCACCTTCCAAAGGAACATCACAGATATTCAAGG AGATGAAGAAACGCTCAG aagGTAATGATGATCTGACATTAACTAT gaagTTTCCATTTAACCCTAAATTGGGCATTGATAATCCTGCTCTGTGCCTTGGAGAAGATCCAG gcTCTGATCCAGAACCTGTAGCCCGTTTCTGTGTGCTGAGAAAAGATGCTAATGGAAATTTTGGTTTTACCTTGCGCTTGGAGTTGGAAAGAGAGGGTCATGTTATACGAGAGGTGATTCCTGGAGGCCCTGCGTATCTTGTGGGACTAAAAGATGGAGATCAGCTATTACAGATTAATGGAGAGTATGTACATAAGCAGAAGCACCTAAAG GTGGTGCAGAAGGTGAAGGCTAGTGGCTCCCGTGTGTCACTGGTGGTTCTTGATGAATCCAGCTACAGAAGATTGTGTGCCAACAACATTTCACCACTATCCATTCTTTCGAACGTTCTTCCGGAATCTTGTCCCAAGCCCAGACTTTGCCTTGTACGAGATGAGGGTCGGGGCTTTGGCTTCACTACAAGTGCAACAGGGG GTGTTCGTGGCACATTTCTTCTCAATGTGGAAGATGGTGGTGCAGCACAGAAAGCTGGTGTCCCCTCTGGAGCTCGTCTTCTTGAAGTCAATGGTGAAAGTGTCACAAGCTTCACATTGAGTCAGCTGACTAAAAAG TTACAAAATAGCAGCTCGCGTGTTATCCTGCTAGTTCTGGAATCATCTGCATGGGGAATATATGAAGCTCAAGGAATTACACCAACCATTGCATTAGCTGATATCTCATACATACCTTATCGCACAAAAATACTGCACTTGGTGCGTAGTACAGAGGGCTACGGATTCCTTTTAAGACAGGAAAAGTGCCCAAGTGGACAAG GACAGTTTTTACGTGAGTTGGATCCTGGACTGCCAGCAGAAGTTGCTGGAATGAGAGAGGGAGATCGTCTCCTAGGAGTAAATAAACAAAGTGTGGAGAACCTGGAACACGAAGACATTGTCAGCCTCATTCAGCAAAGTGGAAATCAAGTCTCCCTGATTGTTATCAGCAATGAAGGAGACAGATTCTACAGAGAG ATTGGTGTTTCACCTTTGCTTTTTTATGATGATCAAACCCCCGATCATGCTGTCAAAGAATCAAGTGGACAAATTCTGCAAGAATCCAAAACACAG gcAGAAACCTTGTCACAGTCTGAATCACACAGTGATAACGCAGTGGCACAGAACAGTGAAGAATAA
- the DRC12 gene encoding dynein regulatory complex protein 12 yields the protein MPPKLKGKLQSKKKMKKQKESGVIEDNYKKATLEVNVLQDHLALQRQIMRQAQHQKKEMRGKLHELLDDIQEERDTKQAIYSEMTRQHQDLEQQSSSRIQALEDQVAKLKLQLSISQEALQTLKEESEHMAQKKEDEITELKKEVQNMEAEYGTILHSCLDQLLTKLSMADQKWASESLSIHHQYKQMLQDCGLNPLDI from the exons ATGCCTCCCAAACTGAAAGGGAAGCTTCAGAGtaagaagaaaatgaagaagcAGAAAGAGTCAG GTGTGATAGAAGATAATTACAAAAAAGCCACCCTAGAGGTAAACGTCTTGCAGGATCACCTTG CTTTGCAAAGGCAAATAATGCGCCAGGCACAacaccaaaaaaaggaaatgcgTGGAAAACTCCATGAACTGTTAGATGATATACAGGAGGAAAGAGATACAAAACAAGCAATCTATAGCG AAATGACTCGTCAGCATCAAGATTTGGAACAGCAGAGCTCATCACGTATACAGGCTCTGGAGGACCAGGTGGCCAAATTAAAACTACAACTGT CCATAAGCCAAGAAGCTCTGCAAACCCTTAAGGAGGAATCTGAGCACATGGctcaaaaaaaagaagatgaaattACAGAACTGAAGAAAGAAGTGCAAAATATGGAGGCAGAATATGGGACTATACTGCAT TCATGTTTGGATCAATTACTGACAAAGCTAAGCATGGCTGACCAGAAGTGGGCAAGTGAATCCCTTTCAATCCATCATCAATATAAACAGATGTTACAGGACTGCGGATTAAACCCTCTTGacatataa